A genomic region of Solanum dulcamara chromosome 2, daSolDulc1.2, whole genome shotgun sequence contains the following coding sequences:
- the LOC129881089 gene encoding uncharacterized protein LOC129881089: protein MRFKRGSKVKVITNMKQSPASQHRGEILSDNGHMYTVRYDYYPGMESRGRIERVSRKTIRSCTPCAEGLENLEIGQVVEVFDESSWKTATIVKVLDRDYYLVRQTECLKELYVHRSNTRVVQCWQDEERNLIRKGSGLCRIPDQLSALKPSKKVSKILSFSARNRFHVGDDHLASQECTELRKSHISSSLLLNRVSQVAFSKNETFRNIQDLEATERACKRQRVVPAALKGQVNVSAKCKENIMGEKYVHDSLNDVSDGYCALEQTKRSGSVGYFLTRRTESSDSHSDACSVGSCSINDKFSNLSPEEVYCQGTELLCSDAESFHDSAHKEERLSLSSPVKIAASIHSLELHAYRCTLEALYASGPLSWDQEALLTNLRISLHISNDEHLAELKTLISAGTGIHGDSWMYSSFASKSQKMMLAFAAPLLALYGGLLQQLSHR, encoded by the exons ATGAGGTTTAAAAGGGGAAGCAAAGTTAAGGTAATTACAAACATGAAGCAGTCACCTGCATCACAGCATCGTGGTGAGATTCTCTCTGATAATGGGCATATGTACACTGTAAGGTATGATTACTATCCTGGAATGGAAAGCAGGGGGAGGATTGAGAGGGTGTCAAGAAAGACTATCAGATCTTGTACACCATGTGCGGAGGGTTTGGAAAATCTGGAAATTGGTCAAGTTGTGGAGGTATTTGATGAATCATCTTGGAAGACGGCTACAATTGTGAAGGTTCTGGATAGAGACTACTATTTGGTACGCCAGACTGAATGCCTGAAGGAGCTTTATGTGCACAGATCAAACACCAGAGTGGTACAATGTTGGCAAGATGAGGAACGAAACTTGATAAGGAAG GGATCTGGACTGTGTAGGATACCTGACCAACTATCAGCTTTAAAACCTTCTAAAAAGGTGAGCAAGATCCTGTCTTTTAGTGCAAGGAATAGATTTCATGTCGGGGATGATCATTTAGCTTCTCAGGAGTGTACTGAGTTGCGGAAGTCTCATATTAGCTCTTCGTTATTGCTGAATAGGGTATCCCAAGTTGCCTTCTCTAAAAATGAAACCTTTAGAAACATTCAGGATTTAGAGGCAACTGAGAGAGCTTGTAAGCGACAGAGAGTGGTGCCAGCTGCCTTAAAGGGACAGGTCAATGTTAGTGCCAAGTGCAAAGAGAATATAATGGGTGAGAAGTATGTGCATGATTCATTAAACGATGTATCTGATGGATATTGTGCATTGGAGCAAACCAAAAGAAGTGGTTCCGTTGGCTATTTCCTTACCAGAAGAACAGAATCTAGTGATTCTCATAGTGATGCCTGTTCTGTTGGTAGTTGTAGTATCAACGATAAATTTTCTAACTTATCCCCAGAAGAAGTGTATTGTCAAGGAACTGAGCTTCTTTGCAGTGATGCAGAGTCTTTTCATGATTCTGCACATAAGGAGGAAAGACTTTCTCTTTCTTCACCAGTGAAAATAGCAGCAAGTATTCATAGTTTGGAGTTACATGCTTATCGCTGCACTTTGGAGGCATTGTATGCGTCCGGTCCCTTAAGTTGGGACCAAGAGGCATTGTTAACTAATCTTCGCATCTCACTCcatatttcaaatgatgaaCATTTAGCAGAGCTGAAGACTTTAATTTCTGCTGGAACTGGTATTCAT GGTGACAGTTGGATGTATTCATCCTTTGCCTCCAAAAGTCAAAAGATGATGCTTGCATTTGCAGCACCTCTCCTGGCATTATATGGAGGACTCCTACAACAACTGTCCCACAGATAA
- the LOC129881086 gene encoding LOW QUALITY PROTEIN: pleiotropic drug resistance protein 2-like (The sequence of the model RefSeq protein was modified relative to this genomic sequence to represent the inferred CDS: deleted 2 bases in 1 codon), translating to MSATIRKDESSKSLRMSFGSVRVTEVCTASGGDVFQRNGRENDEEEELKWAAIERLSTYDRLRKDILKQTMDDGNVVHQEVDVNNLGLKDKKKLMESMLNTVEEDNEKFLLRLRDRIDRVDIDIPNIEVRFEHLSIEGDTYVGSRALPTLCNATINFVEGALEKVKLVPSKKRVVKILRDVSGIVKPSRMTLLLGPPGGGKTTLLKALAAVPDKDLRVSGKISYCGHELSDFIPQRTCAYISQHDLHHGEMTVRETLDFAGRSLGVGTRYELLTELSRREKELGIKPDPEIDAFMKATAVAGQESSLITDYVLKILGLDTCADIMVGDQMRRGISGGQKKRLTTGEMLIGPAKVFFMDEISTGLDSSTTFQIVKYMRQMVHIMDMTMIISLLQPAPETFELFDDIILLSEGRIVYQGPRENVLEFFVSVGFKCPERKGIADFLQEVTSLKDQEQYWFRKKQPYRFTTAAEFAECFTNFRVGRELFDELGVAYDKTRAHPAALVTEKYGISNMELFKACFSREWLLMKRNSFLYLFKTFQIIITSIIAFTVFSRTDMKVGQTADGGKFYGALFFSLINVMFNGTEELALTLFRLPVFFKQRDSLFYPAWAFALPIWLLRIPLSFMESLIWILLTYYTIGFAPAASRFFRQFLVFFALHQMTLSLFRFIAAIGRTLVVANTIGTFTLLIIFVLGGFIVAKDDLGPWIKWGYYVSPMSYAQNAIAVNEFLDKRWSTPNNDTYFSEETVGKVILKSRSMYLDEYMFWICVIALFAFSFLFNFCFILALTYLNPSADSKSVTMDDDKSKKKEQRNRNPKESTEKSSAFTTATFEGIDMAVRNNKKADKKSGMVFPFQPLSLAFNHVNYYVDMPAEMKAKGIEETCLQLLRNVSGAFRPGVLTALVGVSGAGKTTLMDVLAGRKTGGYTDGSIIISGYPKNQSTFARISGYCEQNDIHSPHVTVYESLIYSAWLRLSPDVKKETRKNFVEEVMELVELNPLTNSLVGLPGVDGLSTEQRKRLTIAVELVANPSIIFMDEPTSGLDARAAAIVMRTVRNTVDTGRTVVCTIHQPSIDIFEAFDELLLMKRGGQVIYAGTLGHHSRLLIDYFQSVPGVPTIKEGYNPATWMLDITTPAVEAQLNVDFTDIYANSDLYRRNQELIKQLSIPATGSRDLHFPTKYSQSFINQCKACFWKQYLSYWRHPQYNATRFFMTAMIIIMFGIIFWDKGKKMYKLQDLLNLLGAMYAAVVFLGGANTPAVQSVVAVERTVFYRERAAGMYSALPYAFAQVAIETIYVAIQTFIYSLLLYSMIGFHWTAVKFCWFYFFVFMCFVYFTMYGMMLVALTPSYPIAFIVMSFFLSFWNLFSGFLIPRTQIPIWWRWYYWGSPVAWTIYGLVTSQVGDKDDNIEVPGVGEIPLKLFLKEYLGFEYDFLGVVAVAHVAWVVLFCFVFAYGIKFLNFQRR from the exons ATGTCAGCAACTATACGCAAAGATGAATCGTCCAAGTCATTGAGAATGAGTTTTGGATCAGTACGTGTTACGGAAGTTTGCACTGCATCAGGAGGTGATGTTTTTCAAAGAAATGGGAGGGAAAATGACGAGGAGGAAGAGTTAAAATGGGCTGCAATTGAGAGACTTTCGACATATGATAGGCTGAGGAAAGATATTTTGAAGCAAACAATGGATGATGGAAATGTTGTTCATCAAGAAGTTGATGTTAACAATCTTGGATTGAAAGACAAAAAGAAGTTGATGGAAAGTATGCTTAATACTGTGGAAGAAGATAATGAGAAGTTTCTTCTTAGACTAAGAGATAGGATTGATAG GGTTGATATtgatattccaaatattgaagtTCGATTTGAGCATCTTTCCATTGAAGGAGATACATATGTTGGATCTAGAGCACTACCTACTCTGTGTAATGCTACCATCAACTTTGTAGAGG GGGCTCTTGAAAAAGTCAAGCTTGTCCCTTCGAAGAAAAGGGTCGTTAAGATACTTCGTGATGTAAGTGGAATTGTAAAACCATCAAG GATGACACTACTTCTTGGGCCTCCAGGAGGTGGAAAAACTACATTGCTAAAGGCACTTGCTGCAGTGCCAGACAAGGATCTAAGA GTTTCTGGAAAAATTAGTTATTGTGGTCATGAACTCTCGGATTTTATCCCTCAAAGGACTTGTGCTTATATTAGTCAGCATGATCTTCATCATGGAGAGATGACAGTCAGAGAGACGTTGGATTTTGCTGGACGTAGTTTAGGAGTTGGAACGAGATATGAGCTCCTCACTGAATTGTCAAGGCGCGAAAAGGAATTGGGAATCAAACCCGATCCTGAGATAGATGCATTTATGAAAGCCACAGCAGTTGCAGGCCAAGAATCGAGTCTAATCACAGACTATGTTCTTAAG ATTCTTGGACTGGATACCTGTGCTGATATAATGGTAGGTGATCAGATGAGAAGGGGTATATCAGGTGGACAAAAGAAGCGTCTGACGACAG GAGAAATGTTAATTGGTCCTGCTAAAGTTTTCTTTATGGATGAAATTTCGACGGGCCTTGATAGTTCTACGACGTTTCAAATTGTAAAATACATGAGGCAGATGGTCCATATAATGGATATGACTATGATAATATCCCTTCTTCAACCTGCACCTGAAACTTTTGAACTTTTTGATGATATCATTTTGCTTTCGGAGGGACGCATAGTCTACCAAGGTCCAAGAGAGAACGTGCTTGAGTTTTTTGTAAGTGTTGGATTTAAATGCCCAGAAAGGAAAGGAATTGCTGACTTCCTCCAAGAGGTTACTTCTCTAAAGGACCAAGAACAGTATTGGTTCAGAAAAAAACAACCTTACAGATTCACTACAGCAGCTGAATTCGCGGAATGCTTTACCAATTTCCGTGTTGGACGTGAACTTTTCGATGAACTTGGAGTTGCTTACGACAAAACAAGAGCCCATCCTGCTGCACTTGTCACAGAAAAATATGGTATTTCCAACATGGAACTCTTCAAGGCATGTTTTTCAAGGGAATGGCTATTGATGAAGCGGAATTCGTTCTTATACTTATTCAAGACATTCCAGATTATTATCACGTCAATAATAGCCTTTACAGTATTCTCTAGGACAGATATGAAAGTTGGACAGACTGCAGACGGGGGCAAATTTTACGGGGCATTGTTTTTCAGCCTCATCAATGTAATGTTTAACGGTACTGAAGAACTTGCATTGACCCTTTTCAGACTTCCTGTGTTCTTTAAACAAAGAGAT TCTCTTTTTTATCCTGCCTGGGCATTTGCTCTCCCCATTTGGCTTTTAAGAATCCCCCTTTCCTTTATGGAATCATTGATATGGATTCTCCTTACTTATTATACCATTGGTTTTGCTCCTGCTGCAAGTAG GTTTTTCCGCCAATTCTTAGTATTTTTCGCTCTGCACCAGATGACGTTGTCCCTCTTCCGTTTTATTGCTGCAATTGGAAGAACTCTAGTAGTTGCAAACACTATTGGCACTTTCACTCTACTCATAATCTTTGTGCTTGGTGGTTTCATTGTTGCTAAAG ATGACCTCGGACCATGGATAAAATGGGGCTACTATGTGTCTCCTATGTCATATGCACAGAATGCAATAGCCGTCAATGAGTTTCTGGACAAAAGATGGAGTACT CCTAACAATGACACATATTTCTCTGAGGAAACAGTGGGCAAGGTTATTCTTAAGTCGAGGAGCATGTATTTAGACGAGTATATGTTCTGGATATGTGTTATCGCCTTATTTGCCTTCTCATTTCTCTTCAACTTCTGTTTCATCTTGGCGCTGACATACCTGAACC CATCTGCTGATTCTAAATCTGTTACTATGGATGATGacaaaagtaagaaaaaagaGCAAAGAAACCGTAATCCCAAAGAATCAACAGAGAAGAGTTCAGCATTTACCACGGCAACGTTTGAAG GTATAGATATGGCTGTAAGGAATAACAAAAAAGCAGACAAAAAAAGCGGAATGGTGTTTCCTTTCCAGCCATTGTCACTTGCATTTAACCATGTCAATTACTATGTCGATATGCCAGCA GAAATGAAAGCCAAAGGAATTGAAGAGACTTGTCTCCAATTGCTACGAAATGTCAGTGGCGCGTTCAGGCCTGGAGTCCTTACAGCCTTAGTTGGTGTAAGTGGAGCTGGGAAGACTACTTTGATGGATGTCTTAGCAGGAAGAAAAACCGGTGGCTATACTGATGGAAGTATCATCATTTCTGGTTATCCCAAAAACCAATCAACTTTTGCACGGATAAGCGGTTATTGTGAACAGAATGACATTCATTCTCCACATGTTACTGTTTATGAGTCATTGATATATTCAGCTTGGTTGCGTCTCTCTCCGGATGTCAAAAAGGAAACTAGGAAG AATTTTGTCGAGGAAGTAATGGAACTAGTCGAGTTGAATCCTCTCACAAATTCTCTAGTTGGCCTGCCAGGGGTAGATGGTCTCTCAACTGAACAAAGAAAGCGACTGACGATAGCTGTAGAACTAGTAGCAAATCCATCCATTATTTTCATGGATGAACCTACATCAGGACTTGATGCTAGAGCAGCAGCAATAGTGATGCGAACTGTGAGAAATACAGTAGATACAGGCCGAACTGTCGTGTGCACTATCCACCAGCCAAGCATAGATATCTTTGAAGCTTTTGATGAG CTGTTGTTAATGAAAAGAGGAGGACAAGTCATTTATGCAGGGACTCTTGGACATCATTCTCGCTTATTGATTGATTATTTTCAA TCTGTTCCGGGGGTTCCTACAATCAAAGAGGGATATAATCCAGCTACTTGGATGTTGGATATCACCACTCCAGCAGTTGAGGCTCAACTTAATGTGGACTTTACAGATATTTACGCGAACTCTGATCTGTACAG GAGGAATCAAGAACTAATCAAACAATTAAGTATTCCAGCAACAGGGTCCCGAGACCTTCATTTTCCTACGAAATACTCCCAATCGTTCATCAATCAGTGCAAGGCTTGCTTTTGGAAGCAATACTTGTCCTATTGGAGGCATCCACAATATAACGCCACACGGTTTTTCATGACAGCAATGATAATAATCATGTTCGGAATAATCTTTTGGGATAAAGGGAAAAAAAT GTACAAACTACAAGATTTATTGAATCTACTTGGAGCTATGTATGCTGCTGTTGTGTTCCTTGGCGGAGCAAATACTCCAGCTGTCCAGTCTGTTGTGGCAGTAGAAAGAACAGTTTTTTATCGAGAAAGAGCAGCAGGGATGTATTCTGCACTGCCTTATGCATTCGCTCAG GTAGCCATAGAGACTATCTATGTCGCGATCCAGACTTTTATTTATAGCCTCCTCCTATACTCAATGATCGGTTTCCACTGGACAGCTGTTAAATTCTGTTGGTTCTATTTCTTCGTCTTCATGTGCTTCGTGTACTTCACAATGTACGGAATGATGCTTGTAGCACTCACTCCAAGCTACCCGATTGCTTTCATTGTCATGTCATTCTTCCTCAGC